One genomic region from Sparus aurata chromosome 15, fSpaAur1.1, whole genome shotgun sequence encodes:
- the LOC115596838 gene encoding mas-related G-protein coupled receptor member X3-like, translated as MEDFNITNNSYSTNTDSNNESGSFIKFVVECIINSVGLSVTLAAIYALCSLVRVNHVAPTYVINLLVSNLLQFCGRIIRLSGRDDKKIEDVGSFLYSLGLLASVGFMVCVAMERYLVITCPLWYRCRRPMKISVMVCAGLWVAALISRLFWFYSNYQKVPITIAGTYILLPIPLLIFFLGGTLKALSASRVPSDEKRRIIGSLVLVLLIHTLLFLPTAILFLAGKNLNNHTFYQMSILFLRLSPFADLLLYVFMRKGIIDKHLAAVCCCRMNSNDSSRMNSNDVCSSSA; from the exons ATGGAAGATTTCAACATTACCAACAACTCATATTCCACCAACACCGACTCTAACAATGAGTCAGGCAGCTTCATCAAGTTTGTGGTGGAATGCATAATCAACTCTGTCGGCCTTTCTGTGACCCTTGCTGCCATCTACGCTCTTTGTTCTCTG GTGCGAGTTAATCATGTTGCTCCGACCTACGTCATCAACCTTCTCGTTTCCAACCTCCTTCAGTTCTGTGGCAGGATCATTCGGCTGTCAGGACGTGATGATAAGAAGATAGAGGACGTCGGATCTTTCTTGTATTCTTTAGGCCTGTTGGCCAGCGTTGGCTTCATGGTGTGTGTGGCCATGGAGAG ATATTTGGTCATTACGTGTCCACTGTGGTACCGCTGCAGGCGGCCTATGAAGATCTCTGTGATGGTCTGTGCTGGGCTCTGGGTCGCTGCTCTAATCTCTCGCTTATTTTGGTTTTACTCAAATTATCAGAAGGTGCCCATAACCATAGCGGGCACTTACATCCTCCTCCCCATCCCACTGTTGATATTCTTCCTGGGTGGGACCCTCAAAGCTCTGTCTGCCAGCCGTGTCCCCTCTGATGAAAAACGACGAATCATCGGGTCATTGGTTCTGGTGCTGCTTATTCACACGCTGCTGTTCCTGCCCACCGCCATTTTGTTCCTGGCAGGGAAAAACTTAAATAACCATACCTTCTACCAAATGTCGATCCTTTTTCTGCGGCTGAGTCCTTTTGCAGACTTACTTCTGTATGTCTTCATGAGGAAAGGGATCATAGACAAACATCTGGCCGCGGTGTGTTGTTGCAGAATGAACAgcaatgacagcagcagaatgAACAGCAATGACGTATGTAGTTCATCAGCATGA
- the LOC115597164 gene encoding G-protein coupled receptor 4-like: MNVVMWIIISVGLPLTLVAIYALYSMVRGNHVAPIYVINLLISDLIQFCSMIVEMAVPEDRRTIGHIFYLLSLFASIGFMVCIALERYLGIACPLWYRFRRTIKITVVVSVAVWVLSLAFILPLFLGRSYMLEKIIFGVFLLLPLPLLIFFLGGTIRALSASRVPSDEKRRIVGILVLVLLIYTLLFLPTIILVVAKEDTLDTWSLSNLSVMFVRLSPLADLLLYVFMKKGIIDKLLASVCCCRMDSNDSSRTNRNDI; the protein is encoded by the exons ATGAATGTGGTGATGTGGATAATCATTTCTGTTGGCCTTCCTTTGACCCTCGTGGCAATCTACGCTCTTTATTCTATG GTGCGAGGTAATCATGTTGCTCCGATCTACGTCATCAACCTTCTCATTTCTGACCTCATTCAGTTCTGCTCCATGATCGTTGAGATGGCAGTACCTGAAGATCGCAGGACGATTGGacatattttttatcttttaagtCTGTTTGCCAGTATTGGCTTCATGGTGTGTATCGCCCTGGAAAG GTATTTGGGTATCGCCTGCCCACTGTGGTACCGCTTCAGAAGAACCATCAAGATCACTGTGGTGGTCTCTGTAGCGGTCTGGGTCCTTAGTCTCGCCTTTATTCTCCCTTTATTTTTAGGGCGTAGTTATATGTTAGAGAAAATCATCTTTggcgtcttcctcctccttccccttccACTGTTGATATTCTTCCTGGGTGGGACCATCAGAGCTCTGTCTGCCAGCCGAGTTCCCTCTGATGAAAAACGACGAATTGTTGGAATTTTAGTTCTGGTGCTGCTTATTTACACGCTGCTGTTCCTGCCCACCATCATTTTGGTCGTGGCAAAGGAGGACACCTTAGATACCTGGTCGCTCAGCAACCTGTCGGTCATGTTTGTTCGGCTGAGTCCTCTTGCAGACTTACTTCTGTATGTTTTCATGAAGAAAGGGATCATAGACAAACTTCTGgcctctgtgtgttgttgcagaatggacagcaatgacagcagcagaacaaacagaaatgatataTGA
- the LOC115596839 gene encoding ovarian cancer G-protein coupled receptor 1-like, translating into MAVFNITNTSQDNISDYLNTASDYDENRTVDHEKVQRIMNVVTWIIISVGLPLTLVAIYALYSMVRGDHVAPIYIINLLISNLIQFCCMIVEMATDMEHDIEDFFHSLCQFASICFMVCIALERYLLIAYPLWYRFSRTIKISVAVSVAVWVLSLTFTLPLFLVVSYMAEKIICCIFLLLPLPLLIFFLGGTIRALSASRVPSDEKRRIVGTLVLVLLIYTLLLLPSIILVVAEDDTLDTWTLNNLSAMFVRLSPLADLLLYVFMRKGIIDKLLAAVCCCRMDSNDSSRRTKSNNSSRMNSNDV; encoded by the exons ATGGCAGTTTTCAACATTACCAACACCTCACAGGACAACATCAGTGATTACCTCAACACTGCCTCTGACTACGATGAAAACAGAACTGTCGACCATGAAAAAGTCCAGCGCATCATGAATGTTGTGACGTGGATAATCATTTCTGTCGGCCTTCCTTTGACCCTCGTAGCCATCTACGCTCTTTATTCTATG GTGCGAGGTGATCATGTTGCACCGATCTACATTATCAACCTTCTCATTTCCAACCTCATTCAGTTCTGCTGTATGATCGTTGAGATGGCAACAGATATGGAGCATGACATTGAAGatttttttcactctttatgTCAGTTTGCCAGTATTTGCTTCATGGTGTGTATCGCCCTGGAAAG GTATTTGCTTATTGCCTACCCACTGTGGTACCGCTTCAGTAGAACCATCAAGATCTCTGTGGCGGTCTCTGTAGCGGTCTGGGTCCTTTCTCTCACCTTTACCCTCCCTTTATTTTTAGTGGTTAGTTATATGGCAGAGAAAATCATCTGCtgcatcttcctcctccttccccttccACTGTTGATATTCTTCCTGGGTGGGACCATCAGAGCTCTGTCTGCCAGCCGCGTTCCCTCTGATGAAAAACGACGAATTGTTGGAACTTTGGTTCTGGTGCTGCTTATTTACACGCTGCTGCTCCTGCCGAGCATCATTTTGGTTGTGGCAGAGGATGACACCTTAGACACCTGGACCCTCAACAACCTGTCGGCCATGTTTGTTCGGCTGAGTCCTCTTGCAGACTTACTTCTGTATGTTTTCATGAGGAAAGGGATCATAGACAAGCTTCTGGCCGCGGTGTGTTGTTGCAGAATGGACAgcaatgacagcagcagaagaacaaAGAGCAATAATAGCAGCAGAATGAACAGCAATGATGTTTGA